The genomic interval GGGCGCGGGCGGCCATCATGGGCTCGACGCCCTTCGCGTCCGGGCGGCGTTCGCGCTGGGCGCGCAGCCGGGCGCGGATGGACAGCGCCGTGGCCAGCAGGACGACGGCGATCAGCGCGAGGACGATGGGCGCGAAGAGCGGGACGCTCGGCAGCGTGCCCAGGGAGTCCCAGAGGCGGGCGGCGCCCCAGGAGAGGACTCCGGCGGCGGCGAAGAGGCCGGCCAGGACTCCGAGCCGTAGTTGCTTCACCCCGTGAGCCGCCCTTCGCCGCCTGTGTCCGTCGTGTCCTTCGTGCTGTGCTCTGTGAGCCTAACGACTACTCGGGCAGCCGGAGTTCCAGGTCGGCCCGGGGGAGCACGCCGTCGCGCCCGACACCGGTCAGCAGATCGGCGACCGGGCCCGCGCCGGGCAGCTGGGCCTCGGGATCCACGTCGTGCCAGGGGGCGAGGACGAAGGCGCGCTCACGGGCCCGGGGGTGGGGGAGGGTGAGCACGGGGTCGTCCGAGACGACATCCGCGTACGAGACGATGTCGACGTCGATGGTGCGCGGCCCCCAGCGCTCCTCGCGGACCCGTTCGAAGGCTTCCTCGATGGCCTGGCCGCGCTCCAGGAGCGAGGACGGGGGCAGCGTCGTCTTCACGACGATCACCGCGTTGAAGTACGAGGGCTGGGAGCCCGGGTCGACGCCCCAGGGCTCCGTCTCGTAGACCGGCGAGACCGCCTTGACCCGGAGGCCGGGCGTGTCCTCCAGGGCGTCGATGGCGCCCTGGAGCGTCTCCAGGCGGTTGCCCAGGTTGGCGCCGAGCGAGAGCACGGCCAGTTTGGGGTTGGAGAGGGTGATGTCCGCCGCGTCCACCTGCTCGACCACGGAGGCGGGCACCGGCTGTACGGTCGGGTCGCTCTGCCCTTCGGTGGAAAATGCAGTCATGCTCGGCTCCGGGTGATGGTGATGGTGACGTCGTCGAACGGGACGGTGATGGGCGCGTCCGGCTTGTGCACCACGACCTCCACCTCCTCGACGCCGTCGTGCTTGAGGCACTGCTGGGCGATGCGCTCGGCGAGCGTCTCGATCAGGTCGACCGGCTCGCCCTGGACCACGGCGACGACCTCCTCCGCGACCACGCCGTAGTGCACGGTCTTCGTCAGGTCGTCGGTGGCTGCCGCGGGGCGGGTGTCGAGGCCGAGCACCAGGTCCACGATGAACGTCTGTCCCTCTTCCCGTTCCCGGGGGAAGACGCCATGGTGCCCGCGGGCCTTGAGGCCGCGCAGCGCGACACGATCCACGCGAATCACTCCTGCTGTCGTTGGTCCGGGGGCACGGGCCGCGTGCGGGCGGCCGGGTGCCCGATTTCGAATCTACCTGCGAGCACCGACACCCCTCCCCCGCGGGGGCCGGGCCTGCGGGCGCGGAGCAGATAGCCGCTGATACCCCGATGCGACCGGGTCCAATCACCCGGGACCGGCTTTCCTGCCCGAAAGAGGGCCGGGCCGGCTCAGGACGTGGGGTCTTCGTCCTCTTCCTCACCGGTTTCGGCCAGTACGGGCGAACCGTGGTGCGACCAGAGCTTCCAGCCGTCCGGAGTGCGGCGGAACACATTCGTGGCGACGACGAGCTGCCCGACGAGCGGGCCGAGCGAGGCGCCCTCCTCGGCGGGGCCGCCGCTGAGGATGTTCTCGGTGCAGGTCACCAGCGCGGTGTCGGCGGTCATGGAGACGCCGACGTCGGTCAGGAAGAACTGGATGTACTCGGTGTTCGCCATGATCAGCGCGTAGCTGCGCAGCACCTCGCGCCGCCCGCTGAGCACCGGCCAGCCGGGGTGGACGCAGGAGACCGTCAGCTCCTCGTCCGGCAGCCAGGCGGCCGTCAGCGCGTCCAGGTCGCCGCGCTCCACCGCCTCGTAGTACGCGGTGTTGGCCTGCTCGACGGCCGCGATGTCGGCGGCGGCGTCGGCGTGCTCGTCGCCCGCGCCGGTCACCTCGTCGCCCGGCCCGGTCGCCTCGTCGCCCCGCCCGGTCACGCGGCTCCCTCGATGGCGCGGGCCACCCGGACGGCGTCGGCGGTGGCCCTTACCTCGTGGACGCGGACCGCCCAGGCGCCGGCCCGGGCGGCGAGGGCGGAGACGGCGGCGGTGGCGGCGTCGCGCTCGCGGGCGGGCGGCGGGGCGGCGCCCTCGCGGGCCAGCACATGGCCCAGGAACCGCTTGCGGGACGCGGCGACCAGCAGGGGGCGGCCGAGGGCGTGCAGGGCGTCGAGCCCGGCCAGCAGCGCCAGGTCGTGCGGGGCGTCCTTGGCGAAGCCGAGCCCGGGGTCGATCACGAGGCGTTCCGGGGCGATGCCGCCGGCCACCACCGCGTCCATCCGGGCGCGCAGCTCGTCGGTGACCTCGCCGATCACGTCCCCGTAGACCGCCCGGCTGTTCATCGACTCGCTGAAGCCGCGCCAGTGCATGACGACGAACGGGGCGCCGGCGGCGGCGACCACGGGGACCATGTCCGGGTCCGCCTGGCCGCCGCTGACGTCGTTGACGAGGACCGCGCCGGCGGCGACCGCCTGCTCGGCGACGCGGGCGCGCATGGTGTCGACGGAGACCGTCACGCCCTCGGAGACCAGGCCCCGGACGACCGGGATCACCCGGCGCAGCTCCTCGGACTCGTCCACCCGGCTGGCGCCGGGGCGGGTGGACTCGCCGCCGACGTCCACGAGGTCGGCGCCCTCGGCGACCAGGTCGAGGCCGTGCTTGACGGCCCTCGTGGTGTCGAACCAGCGGCCCCCGTCGGAGAAGGAGTCGGGGGTCACGTTGACGACACCCATGACCGCGCAGCGGTCCCACTCCGGCAGACCCTGGACCGTCCCACGCAACGTACTCATACGACCAGCCTAGGCCCGTACGGCGAGGCGCTACGCCGTGCGGGCGTCCTGCTCGCCCGCCTGGGACCGTGCGTGGGCGCACGGGCGGCGGGGAGCGAACCGGAGCGGGCGGGGGAGCGCGAGGTGGACGAAACCCTCGGCCTGCATCGCGGCGAAGGAGATGCGGGGCAGGTCGCGGGCGGTGCGGTAGACCACGAAGCGGGGTTCCCAGCGCGGCCGGAACTTGGCGTTGAACTTGTACAGCGACTCGATCTGGAACCAGCGCGAAAGGAAGATCAGCAGTCCGCGCCAGACCCGCAGGACGGGCCCCGCGCCCAGCTTCTCGCCCCGGGCGAGCGCGGAGCGGAACATCGCGAAGTTCAGCGAGACCCGGCTGATGCCGAGCCGGGGCGCGGCCTGGAGGGACGCGACGATCAGCAGCTCGTTCATGCCGGGGTCGGCGGAGCGGTCGCGGCGCATGAGGTCGAGGGACATGCCGTCGCTGCCCCAGGGGACGAAGTGGAGCACGGCCTTGAGGTCGCCGTACGGGGAGTCCGCGCTCTGCTCGTCCGTTTTGTGGGCGGTGGCGATGAAGCAGTCGCGGTCGGCGGCGTCGCCGATCCGGCCGAGCGCCATGGAGAAGCCGCGTTCGGTGTCGGTGCCGCGCCAGTCGGCGGCGGCCTGGCGGATGCGGGCGAGTTCGGCCTCGCCGATGTCGGCGACGCGCCGGACGCGGGTCTCGTAGCCGCCCCGCTCAATGCGCTTCACCATCTGGCGTACGTTGCGCATCGCGCGCCCGGCGAGGGAGAAATCCGCGACGTCCACCACCGCCTCGTCGCCCAGCTCCAGGGCGGTGAGTCCGGTCTCGCGGGTCCAGACCTCGCCGCCCGTCTCGCCGCACCCCATGACGGCGGGGGCCCAGGAGTGCGCCCGGGCCTCGTCCATGAAGCGTTCGATGGCGCCGGGCCACGCCTCCACGTCGCCGATCGGGTCGCCGCTGGCGAGCATCACGCCGGAGACCACGCGGTAGCAGACGGCGGCCTTGCCGCTGGGCGAGAAGACGACGGCCTTGTCGCGGCGGAGCGCGAAGTGGCCGAGCGAGTCGCGCCCGCCGTGCCGCTCCAGCAGGGCGCGCAGCCGGGCCTCGTCGTCCTCGGTGAGCCGGGCGGCCGGGTGCTCGGGGCGGAAGGCCAGGTAGATGGTGGTGACCGCGGTCAGCAGGCCGAGGGCGCCGAGCGAGTAGGCGACGGTCCAGGAGGTGTCCCCGGCGTAGTCGACGGGCCCCTCGAAGCCGACCAGGCCGTACAGCACGTGCTGGAGGCGGTCGGCGATGCTGGGGCTGCCGACCATGCGGCGGGGGTGGGCGCTGACGATGACCAGGCCGAGCCCGAGCGAACCGGCGCCGAGCAGCACGAAGTTGGCCAGCGCCCGCCACCGGCTGCGCGGGTCGGGCAGGGCCGCGAACTCGCTCCGGTGGCGTACCAGCAGATAGCACAGCGTCAGCGAGACCAGGGCGCCGAGGATCGAGTGCCGGTAGCTGAACTGGGCCAGCGCGCCGGCCGGGAGCAGTATGACGGCGGCCCGCCAGGCGCGGCGCTTGTGCCGTTTGAGGCCGTGGGCCAGGAGCAGCAGCAGGACCCCGGCGCTGAGCGAGAGCGCGGCCGCGAACGGGCCGAGGGCTCCGGGAAGGACCTCGGCCAGACTGTGCATGCGGCTGTGCCGGAAGCGCGGGAACACCCCGGCGGCGACGTCGATCAGTCCGACGGCGGTGCACGCGGTGCCGACGAGCGCGGGCACGGCTTCCGGCCGGGGGCCGCGCACGAACGTACGTGCGCGAACCGGAACCGATCCTGATTTATCCCCATCTAGCGTGACAGACATCGCTTCCCGTGGTTTCCGCGAGAGATTCTTCCTGGAGTCCGGCGGCCGGAGCCCTGCGGACGATGTGCGACTTCTAGGACGATCCTTCCGGGCCGCGGGTTCACCCGCTGCCCGGAAATTTCCTGACAGAAAGTTCACCGGTCATGGGCCTTACGGGCAAGCCACTGCTGATCCTCGCGATCGCGCTGGCCGTCGTGCTGTTCACCGTCACCGTCTGGTGCTGGCCGAGGCTCGCCCGGCGCAGTGCGCCCGCCGTGCTCGGCCGGGTGGGGATGCTGCTCGCGACCCAGGTGGCGGTGTTCGCCACGGTCGGCCTGCTGGCCAACAACAGCTTCCTCTTCTACGGCTCCTGGGCCGATCTGTTCGGCCGCAAGCAGGAGCTGGGCGTGGTCACCGACCATGCCTCCGGGACGCTGGCCGCGAAGAACATCGTGCGGGTGGGCTCGCAGCGGCCGGACGTGCCGGGCGGAGCGCTGCCGAGGGTGGGCGGCCGGATCGACAAGGTCGTGATCGCGGGGAAGCGCTCGGGCATCGAGAGTTCGGCGTACGTCTATCTGCCGCCGGAGTACTTCCAGCCGGCGTTCGCCCGGCGGAAGTTCCCGGCGGTGGTGGTGCTGACCGGCTATCCGGGCACCTCGGAGAACCTGATCAAGGGGCTGCGCTATCCGCGCACGGCACACGAACGAGTGAAGGCCGGACGGGCGCAGCCGATGGTCCTGGTGATGCTGCGTCCGACCGTCGCGCCGCCCCGGGACACCGAGTGCGTGGACATAAAGGGCGGACCCAGGACGGAGACGTTCTTCGCGGACGACGTGCCCCGGGCGGTGTCGGCCGGTTACCGGGTGGGCAAGCGGGCCCGGAACTGGGGCATCATCGGCAACTCGACGGGCGGCTACTGCGCGTTGAAGATCGGGCTGCACCACCCGGGCCGGTACGCCGCGAGCGCGGGGCTCTCCGCGTATTACAAGGCGGCCGAGGACCCGACGACGGGCGACCTCTTCCACGGTGACGAGGCGGCGCGGCGCCGGGCGGACCTGCTCTGGACGCTGGACAACCGGCCGCAGCCGGACTCCTCGTTCCTGGTGACGTCCTCGCGCCACGGCGAGGCGAACTACGCGGACACGCGGAAGTTCGTGGCCAAGGTGAAGCAGCCCGCGCAGGTCTCCTCGATCGTGCTGGACAGCGGCGGGCACAACTTCAACACCTGGCGCCGGGAGATCCCGGCGGCGCTGGAGTGGCTGAGCAGCCGGCTGAGCGAGAGCTGAGCGCGCCCTTTCGGAGCCCCGCCGCGCCGCCTCCTCAGATTCCCGCCGCGCCCGCCACGCTCTCGACCTCGACCTCCGCGCGCGGGACCGAGCGGCCGTCCGCCCCGACCGAGCGGCGCAGCGCCTCGTGCAGCCGGGCCGGGGTGAGCACGCCCAGGAAGCGGCCCTCGCCCGCCTCGTCGATGACGGCGATCCAGCCGGCGTCGTGCTGGAGCATGGTGGCGAATGCCTGTTTGAGCGGGGCGCCGAGGGGAAGCCACGCCTCCATGCGGCGGGCGTGGTCGCGGACGGTGCCCTTGGCGCCGGTGCGCGTGTCGTCGGCGGCGATCCAGCCGTGCAGGTGCTCGTCGCCGTCCAGGACGACGGCCCAGCGGGCGCCCTCGGCGCGGAGGCGTTCGGTCGCGGTGGAGAGCGGGTCGTCCAGGTGGACGACGGGCGGGCGGTCGAGGTCGCTCTCCTCGACGGGGGTGACCGAGAGCCGCTTGAGGCCCCGGTCGGCGCCCACGAAGTCGGCGACATAGGCGTTGGCGGGGGCGCCGAGCACGGTCGCGGGGGTGTCGAACTGCTCGATCGAGCCCTGCCCGTAGACGGCGATGCGGTCGCCGAGGCGGACCGCTTCCTCGATGTCGTGCGTGACGAACAGCACGGTTTTGCGGACCTGTTCCTGAAGCTTCAGGAATTCGTTCTGAAGGTGCTCGCGGACCACCGGGTCGACCGCGCCGAAGGGCTCGTCCATCAGCAGGACCGGCGGGTCGGCGGCCAGGGCGCGGGCCACCCCGACGCGTTGGCGCTGACCGCCGGAGAGCTGTTCCGGATAGCGGTCGCCATAAACGGAAGGGTCGAGTCCGACAAGGTCGAGGAGTTCGGCGGCGCGGGCGCGCCCCTTTTGGCGTTTCCAGCCGAGGAGATGGGGAACGGTGGCGGTGTTCTCCAGGACCGTCTTGTGCGGGAAGAGGCCCACTTGCTGGATCACATAGCCGATGCGGCGGCGCAGTTGGACGGGGTCGATGGCGGATATGTCGTCCCCGTCGAGGAATATCCGGCCCTCGGTCGGTTCGATCAGCCGGTTCACCATCTTCATGGTGGTCGTCTTGCCGCATCCCGACGGTCCGACGAGCGTGACCAGTTCACCCTCGGCGACCTCGAAGGAAAGGCCGTCGACGGCGGTGGTGCCGTCCGCATACCGCTTGGTGACCTGCTCGAAACGGATCATGGTTCCCCATTGTCGCGGGTGTTCTGTGAAGGACATGTTGCTGGAACACAACAGCTCCGGCGATTGTCAGTGGTCGAGGATAGGCTCGCCGGACATCAGTACGAGAAGGCGAACGGGAGGTGGGGGGACGGATGGCCGGACAGAACTGCCTGGTGACGAACGACTGGATCTGCGGGGAGTACCTCCGTTCCCGGAGCCAGGAGTTGACGGACGCCACCGTCCAGCACATCTGGATCACCGCCGTCTCGGTCGCGATCGGTGTGGCCGTCGCCTTCCCGCTGGCGCTCCTCGCACGCAGGGGCCGCGGATTCGCCGGACCGGTCCTCGGGCTGACGACGGTGCTCTACACCGTGCCCTCGCTCGCGATGTTCTCGCTGCTGCTGCCCTTCTTCGGGCTCTCCGCCGCCCTGGTGGTGACCGGGCTCGTGCTGTATTCGCTGACCATCCTCGTACGCAACATCCTGGCGGGCCTGGAAGCGGTGCCCGAGGAGGCGAAGGAGGCCGCGCACGGCATGGGCTACGGGCCGCTCCGCCTGCTGTGGGAGGTGGAGCTGCCGCTCGCGCTGCCCGCGCTGATGGCGGGGATACGGATCGCCACGGTGTCCACGATCGCGCTGACCACGGTCGGTTCCATCGTCGGCCGGGGCGGCCTGGGCAATCTCATCGAGGACGCGCTGCCGAGCTTCTTCAAGGCCCAGGTGCTGGCCGCCTCGGTGCTCTGCGTGCTGCTCGCGGTCGTGGCGGACCTGTTCCTGCTCGGGGTGCAGCGGCTGCTGACGCCCTGGACGCGCATACGTGTGGCCGCGCCCGGCCCGGCGAAGGCGGAGGCGGTCTGACATGGGAGTTCTCGGGGACGCCTGGACCTGGCTCACCACCGGTGCCAACTGGTCCGGGGAGAGCGGGGCCGCCCACCGGCTGAGCGAGCACCTGTACGTCAGCGGTGTCGCGCTCGCCCTGGCCTGCGCCATCGCCCTGCCCCTCGCGCTGTACCTGGGCCACATCAGGAAGGGCGGCGCCCTCGCGGTCAACCTGGCGAACGTGGGGCGCGCGGTGCCCGTCTTCGCGGTGCTGGCCCTCTTCATGGTCTCGCCCCTGCGCAACGCGGGGTACATACCGACGATCATCGCCCTGGTGCTGTTCGCCGTGCCGCCGCTGCTGACCAACGCCTACGTGGGGATGACCGAGGTGGACCGCTCGGTGGCGGAGGCGGCGCGCGGGATGGGGATGTCGGGCGGCCAGCTCTTCCTGCGCGTCGAGCTGCCCCTCGCGTACCCGCTGATCATGACCGGGCTGCGGTCGGCCGCCGTCCAGGTCGTGGCCACGGCGACCATCGCGGCCATGGTCGGCCAGGGCGGCCTCGGCCGGATCATCACCGCCGGTTTCAACACGTACGACACCGCGCAGGTGGTGGCGGGGGCCCTGCTGGTCGCCGTGCTCGCCCTGCTGGTGGAAGCGGTCCTGGTGGCCGTCGACCGCCTGCTCTCCCCGCTGCGCCGCCGTCGGCCGGCCTGAGCGCCCCGACCCGTCACACCCGTAACGCATGTCGCACATCCACCACTTGTCGCATACGGCCTCGCCGCCGTGGACGGAGAAGATCATGAGCAGGACCTCACGCACGGCCGGCGCCGTCATCGGCATCCTCGCGCTGGCGGGCTCGCTCGCCGCGTGCGGCGGGGACAGCCTGGAGAAGGACAAGGGCGCCCCGTCCGGCGGCCAGGACTCCGGCAAGAAGGGCTCGCTGGTCGTCGGCGCCGCCGCCTTCACCGAGTCCAAGGTGCTCGCCGAGCTGTACGCGCAGATCCTCGGGGACGCCGGATACAGCACCTCGGTCACCACCGTGAAGAACCGCGAACTGTACGAACCCTCCCTGGAGAAGGGCGAGATCGACGTCGTTCCGGAATACGCGGCGACGATCGCGGAATTCCTCAACGCGAAGGTGAACGGGGCGAAGGCCGCCGAGTCGAAGCCGGTCGCCTCGGGCGACACCGCGGCCACCGTCGCCGCCCTGAAGAAGCTCGCCGAGCCGCGCGGACTGAAGATCCTCCCGGCGGGGAAGGCCGTCGACCAGAACGCGTTCGCGGTGACCAAGGAATTCGCCGACAAGCACAAGCTGAAGACACTTTCCGATCTCGGCGCCGCGAAGATCGGCGTCAAGGTCGCGGCGGGCGACGAGTGCGAGGTGCGGCCCTTCTGCGCACCCGGCCTCAAGAAGACGTACGGCATCGACGTCACCGGAATCGACCCCAAGGGCGTCGGCACCCCGCAGTCCAAGCAGGCGGTGAAGGACGGCAAGGACCAACTCGTCCTGACCACCACCACCGACGCCGTGCTCGACACCTACGACCTGGTGTTCCTGGACGACGACAAGAAGCTCCAGAACGCGGACAACGTCCTGCCCGTCCTGAACGCGAAGGACGCGGGCGACCAGGAGATAGCCGACGCGCTCGGCAAGCTCACCGGCGCACTCACCACCGAGGACCTCGCACAACTGAACCGCAAGGTCGACGCGGAGCGCGCCAAGCCGGCCGATGTGGCCCGCGAATATCTCCAGTCGAAGGGACTGATCAAGAAGTAACGCAGGCGCCCGGAGAACGGGCAGCGGGAGCCGTCGGGTAACTTGCCGGGCACAGATTGCCGGGCGGCTCCCCAAGTACGCCGCGCACACGGTAAATTTCGGGCCATGCCCCGTGGACGCCATCGCCATTCGCCACCACTGCACAGAATCCTTCCGCCTTCGGCAGTCGCCGGAGCGTCGGTCGCCTGTGCCGCGGGAGCCTGGCTGCTGACCGAACCCATGGTCCTGCGCGCACTGGTCGCGGCCGCCGCGGCGGCCGCCGTCACCGGCGCTGTCCTCATGCGCGGCTGGGACCGCGAGGCGGGCCGTCGCGTCGCGGAGCTGACCCGCGCCCGCGCGAGCGACGAGTGGCGCGCCGAGGAGCGCGCGGCGGAGCTCGAAGCGGATCTGGAGGAGGCGCGGGAGATCCGCGCCCGCCTGGAGACGAAGCTGCGCCGCAAGCGCGTCGAGCTGGCCGGCCTCCGGGGCGAACACGCCGCGCTGCTGCGGCGGTACGCCAACGCGGAGACCGAGCGCGCCAGCGTCCTGGAGAGCCGGCGGCAGCTCGCGATCGAGGCGTCCGCGCCCGCCCGCGCCCTGCCCCCGGCCCGGTCGACGCCCACCCCGGACTCCTACGCCCGCGCCGCCCAGGCGCTGGCCGACCTCCCGCGCAACGCGGCGCTCCAGCAGGCCCGTCGCATCGCCGAGGAGGCGACCCGGCAGCGGGACGCGGAGCGCGCCCGGGAGGCGGCGGAGCCGCGTGCCGCGCTGCCCGCCGCCCGGCCCGCCGCCCAGCCGCCCGCCCCGCGCCCGGTCCCGGCCGCCAGCGCGGTCGTCCCGTACACGGCGTCCCGCCGCCACCCGGTGCCGCAGGGCAGCTTCGACTTCTTCGGCACGCAGAAGGCCGCGCCCGCCGCGGCCGAGCGCGCCGCCATAGAGTCCGTGCAGAACGAGGACCTGGCCGACGTGGTCGGCGAGGAGGTCCTCGCCGCGCACCGCCCTGACGCGCCGGGGGACCGCGCCGTGGGCAAGGTCATCGACCTCACCGCGCACGACGAGACGGAGCAGCTGGACGTCGCGGAGCTGCGCAGCGCCATCTCGTAACGCGGTGGCGCGCGTCGGCGCCTACTTGTCGATGTCGCCGACGACGAAGAACAGCGAGCCCAGGATGGCGACCATGTCGGCGACCAGCGTGCCCGGCAGCAGTTCGGTGAGCGCCTGGATGTTGTTGAACGAAGCGGAGCGCAGCTTCAGCCGGTACGGGGTCTTCTCGCCCTTGGACACCAGGTAGTAGCCGTTGACGCCGAGCGGATTCTCGGTCCAGGCGTACGTGTGGCCCTCGGGGCCTTGAGGACCTTCGGCAGCCGCTGGTTGACGGGGCCGGGCGCGAGGTCCGCCATCCGGTCCAGGCAGGCGTCGGCGAGGTCCAGGGCGTTGTGCGTCTGCTCCAGCAGGCATTCGAACCGGGCCAGGCAGTCGCCCTCGGTCCGGGTGACGACCTTCAGCGTCCGGGTCAGTTCCCCGTACGCGAGATACGGCTCGTCGCGCCGCAGGTCGAAGTCGACGCCCGAGGCGCGGGCGATCGGCCCGGACACCCCGTACGCGTGGACCGCGTCGGCCGACAGCGCGCCGACGCCCCGGGTGCGGGCCCGGAAGATCTCGTTGCCGAGGACCAGCCCGTCGTACACGTCCATCCGGGAGCGCACCGAGGCGACGGCGTCCCGGGCGCGGCCGAGCCAGCCCGCCGGCAGGTCCTCCTTGAGGCCGCCGACCCGGTTGAACATGTAGTGCATGCGGCCGCCTGAGACCTCCTCCATCACCGCCTGAAGCTCCTCGCGCTCCCGGAACGCGTGGAACACGGGGGTGATCCCGCCGAGTTCCAGCGGGTACGAGCCGAGGAACATCAGGTGGTTGAGGACCCGGTTCAGCTCGGCGAGCAGGGTGCGGGTCCAGACCGCGCGCTCCGGGACCTCCATGCCGAGCATCCGCTCCACGGCCATCACGACGCCCAGCTCGTTCGAGAACGCGGAGAGCCAGTCGTGGCGGTTGGCGAGCATGATGATCTGGCGGTAGTCGCGGGCCTCGAACAGCTTCTCCGCGCCGCGGTGCATGTAGCCGACGACCGGTTCGGCGCGCTGGATGCGCTCGCCGTCCAGGACGATGCGGAGGCGGAGCACGCCGTGGGTGGAGGGGTGCTGGGGGCCGATGTTGAGCACCATGTCGGTGCGTTCGGCTGCGCCGCCGATGCCGATGGTCGTCTCCGTCATGGGGTCAGTATCGCGTGCCGCGCCGTTGCTCGGGGCTCCGCCCCGGGACCCCGCTCCTCAATCGCCGGAGGGGCTGGATTGTGCGGAGGGGCCTACTGCGTGTTCCAGCCAGCCGAAGTCGCCCAGGCCGCCCCTGGCCGTCAGTTCCGCTGCCTCGCCTGCCGTCGAGAGGGCACGGAGGTACGCCGTCGGGTCGGTCGACGCCAGGGTCAGGGGTGGGCGTTCGCCCGTGATGCCCAGGGCTGCCAGGGCCTCGCGTTGGGTACGCAGGTGAGCCGGCGGTCCCGCCGTCGCCGCGCACGCGTCCAGGGCGACGTGCGCCGTCAGGTCGCAGCTCCCGTCCGGCACCGGACGGACCTCGCGGCCCGCGCGGAAGCCGGTGAGCGTGCCGAAGGGCGGGCGTTCCCCGCGTACGTGCGCGTAATCCACCGCCACCGCGAGCCCCGCGGACAGGGAGGACACCGCCGCCGCCCACGCCTCGTCGCGCGGGCGGCCGATCTCCGCCCGGCTGCCCGGGCCCGCCGACGGCCACCAGCGGCGCAGCCACTCCGCGTCCGCCCCGGTCACCGGAGCGCCCAGCCGCTCCGCGCCGTCGGAGGCGCGGACCTCGACGTACCGTTCGACGCCCTCGGCGTCGGTCTCCGCGACGGGGAGCGGCACGTTG from Streptomyces drozdowiczii carries:
- a CDS encoding ABC transporter permease, which produces MGVLGDAWTWLTTGANWSGESGAAHRLSEHLYVSGVALALACAIALPLALYLGHIRKGGALAVNLANVGRAVPVFAVLALFMVSPLRNAGYIPTIIALVLFAVPPLLTNAYVGMTEVDRSVAEAARGMGMSGGQLFLRVELPLAYPLIMTGLRSAAVQVVATATIAAMVGQGGLGRIITAGFNTYDTAQVVAGALLVAVLALLVEAVLVAVDRLLSPLRRRRPA
- a CDS encoding SAM-dependent methyltransferase codes for the protein MTDEWRGWQEAAETALYGDGGFYRRPEGPAGHFRTSVHASPLFAAAVARLLVRTAADLGTARVDLVDMGAGRGELVTGVLAALPAEGGGDLAVRTYAVELAARPEGLDPRVEWCAAPPPGARGLLFANEWLDNVPLPVAETDAEGVERYVEVRASDGAERLGAPVTGADAEWLRRWWPSAGPGSRAEIGRPRDEAWAAAVSSLSAGLAVAVDYAHVRGERPPFGTLTGFRAGREVRPVPDGSCDLTAHVALDACAATAGPPAHLRTQREALAALGITGERPPLTLASTDPTAYLRALSTAGEAAELTARGGLGDFGWLEHAVGPSAQSSPSGD
- a CDS encoding ABC transporter permease yields the protein MAGQNCLVTNDWICGEYLRSRSQELTDATVQHIWITAVSVAIGVAVAFPLALLARRGRGFAGPVLGLTTVLYTVPSLAMFSLLLPFFGLSAALVVTGLVLYSLTILVRNILAGLEAVPEEAKEAAHGMGYGPLRLLWEVELPLALPALMAGIRIATVSTIALTTVGSIVGRGGLGNLIEDALPSFFKAQVLAASVLCVLLAVVADLFLLGVQRLLTPWTRIRVAAPGPAKAEAV
- a CDS encoding ABC transporter substrate-binding protein, whose product is MSRTSRTAGAVIGILALAGSLAACGGDSLEKDKGAPSGGQDSGKKGSLVVGAAAFTESKVLAELYAQILGDAGYSTSVTTVKNRELYEPSLEKGEIDVVPEYAATIAEFLNAKVNGAKAAESKPVASGDTAATVAALKKLAEPRGLKILPAGKAVDQNAFAVTKEFADKHKLKTLSDLGAAKIGVKVAAGDECEVRPFCAPGLKKTYGIDVTGIDPKGVGTPQSKQAVKDGKDQLVLTTTTDAVLDTYDLVFLDDDKKLQNADNVLPVLNAKDAGDQEIADALGKLTGALTTEDLAQLNRKVDAERAKPADVAREYLQSKGLIKK